One genomic region from Plasmodium chabaudi chabaudi strain AS genome assembly, chromosome: 7 encodes:
- a CDS encoding ribosomal RNA small subunit methyltransferase NEP1, putative — protein MEPNDDKIIHFSEDNNKTEKKIIIILEGACLQLIEIKPYIYELANNTKHKNILLKGKNEDNIKNYRPDILHQCLIHLLESPLNKYGMLQIYIKTHDNQLFYVSPHLKIPKTYNQFESLMVTFLRKYKIKANEKNIYLLKIIKNDYNNILPTNGKKIALSLKGEKVNLPDYVQNFKDEQIPITFFIGAVAYSNPTMNLDIIDQSISISEYSLSAATCCSSICSEFENLWKLF, from the coding sequence atggAACCTAATGACGATAAGATTATACACTTTTCGGAAGATAATAACaaaacagaaaaaaaaataataataatattagagGGTGCCTGTTTACAATTGATCGAAATAAAACCATATATCTATGAACTAgctaataatacaaaacataaaaatatattattaaagggaaaaaatgaagacaatataaaaaattatagacCTGATATTTTACATCAATGtttaatacatttattaGAAAGCccattaaataaatatgggatgttacaaatatatataaaaacacaTGATAAccaattattttatgtttcaccccatttaaaaatacctaaaacatataatcaATTTGAATCATTAATGGTCActtttttaagaaaatataaaattaaagcaaatgaaaaaaatatatatttattaaaaattataaaaaatgattataataatattttaccaactaatggaaaaaaaatagctttATCATTAAAAGGCGAAAAAGTTAATTTACCTGACTATGTTCAGAATTTTAAAGATGAACAAATAcctataacattttttataggaGCTGTAGCATATTCTAACCCAACTATGAATTTAGATATTATTGATCAAAGCATAAGTATTTCAGAATATAGTTTAAGTGCTGCTACTTGTTGTTCTTCGATATGTTCTGAGTTTGAAAATTTGTGGAAATTATTCTGA